From a single Buteo buteo chromosome 14, bButBut1.hap1.1, whole genome shotgun sequence genomic region:
- the LPAR6 gene encoding lysophosphatidic acid receptor 6 encodes MVSSNCSTEDSFKYTLYGCIFSMVFVLGLIANCVAIYIFTCTLKVQNETTTYMLNLAISDLLFVFTLPFRIYYFVARNWPFGDILCKISVTLFYTNMYGSILFLTCISVDRFLAIVHPFRSKTLRTRRNAKIVCAAVWITVLTGSTPASFFQSTNRRNNTEQRTCFENFSEDTWKTYLSRIVIFIEIVGFFIPLILNVTCSTMVLRTLNKPLTLSRNKLSKKKVLKMIFVHLVIFCFCFVPYNITLILYSLMRTQTWINCSVVTAVRTMYPVTLCIAVSNCCFDPIVYYFTSDTIQNSIKKNRSTRPRDIRFSERPVSENFIQHSLQTIKMKIFDSDSTI; translated from the coding sequence ATGGTAAGTTCTAATTGTTCTACTGAGGACTCCTTTAAATATACTTTATATGGGTGTATCTTTAGTATGGTGTTTGTTCTCGGCCTCATAGCAAACTGTGTTGCTATCTACATTTTTACTTGTACACTAAAAGTGCAAAACGAGACTACGACTTACATGCTTAATTTAGCAATATCGGATCTGCTTTTTGTGTTTACATTACCCTTCAGGATTTACTACTTTGTAGCGAGAAACTGGCCATTTGGAGACATTCTTTGCAAGATTTCTGTCACCCTCTTTTACACAAATATGTACGGGAGCATTTTGTTCCTGACTTGCATCAGCGTAGATCGCTTTTTAGCCATAGTACACCCCTTTCGATCCAAGACTCTCCGAACCAGAAGGAACGCTAAAATTGTCTGCGCTGCAGTATGGATAACCGTGTTAACGGGCAGCACGCCGGCAAGCTTTTTCCAGTCTACAAACCGCCGTAATAATACTGAACAGAGAACgtgttttgaaaacttttcGGAGGACACGTGGAAAACCTACCTATCCCGGATTGTTATATTCATTGAaatagttgggttttttattcCGCTCATCTTGAACGTGACCTGCTCTACGATGGTCTTACGGACTCTGAATAAACCGCTTACATTAAGTCGGAATAAATTAAGCAAGAAAAAGGTACTCAAAATGATTTTTGTCCATTTGGTGatattctgcttctgctttgtgcCTTATAACATTACCTTAATACTTTACTCCCTTATGAGAACGCAGACCTGGATTAATTGTTCAGTGGTAACTGCAGTCAGGACTATGTACCCCGTCACCCTGTGCATCGCCGTTTCAAACTGCTGTTTTGACCCTATAGTTTATTACTTTACATCGGATACAATTCAAAACTCGATAAAAAAGAACCGGTCCACTAGACCACGGGACATCAGATTCTCCGAAAGGCCAGTTTCAGAGAACTTCATTCAACACAGCCTTCAgaccataaaaatgaaaatatttgatagTGACTCTacaatataa